From Medicago truncatula cultivar Jemalong A17 chromosome 7, MtrunA17r5.0-ANR, whole genome shotgun sequence, a single genomic window includes:
- the LOC11443340 gene encoding endo-1,4-beta-xylanase 5: MNIILLLFVILLSGFEAEALSYDYSANVECLAHPQKPQYNGGIIKNPELNDGLQGWTTFGDAIIEHRKSLGNKFVVTHSRNQPHDSVSQKIYLRKGLHYSLSAWIQVSEETVPVTAVVKTTKGFKFGGAIFAEPNCWSMLKGGLIADTTGVAELYFESNNTSVEIWVDNVSLQPFTEKQWRSHQELSIEKDRKRKVVVRAVNEQGHPLPNASISLTMKRPGFPFGSAINKNILNNNAYQDWFASRFTVTTFENEMKWYTNEYAQGKDNYFDADAMLGFAEKQGIAVRGHNIFWDDPQYQPNWVSSLSPDQLNDAVEKRVNSIVSRYKGQLIGWDVVNENLHFSFFESKLGQNFSARMFNEVHNIDGQTTLFMNEYNTIEDSRDGLSTPPTYIEKIKEIQSVNSQLPLGIGLESHFPNSPPNLPYMRASLDTLRATGLPIWITELDVASQPNQALYFEQVLREAHSHPGIQGIVMWTAWSPQGCYRICLTDNNFKNLPAGDVVDQLINEWGRAEKSGTTDQNGYFEASLFHGDYEIEINHPIKKKSNFTHHIKVLSKDEFKKTKQFIQLSI; this comes from the exons ATGAATATTATCCTTCTGCTATTTGTCATCCTACTTTCAG GTTTTGAAGCTGAAGCATTATCCTATGATTATAGTGCCAACGTTGAA TGTTTGGCACACCCACAAAAGCCTCAGTATAATGGAGGAATCATTAAAAATCCAGAATTGAATGATGGACTACAAGGATGGACAACATTTGGGGATGCAATAATTGAACATAGAAAATCATTAGGCAACAAATTTGTGGTAACACATAGTAGAAATCAACCACATGATAGTGTCTCACAAAAGATTTACCTACGAAAAggattgcattattctttatcgG CTTGGATACAAGTGAGTGAGGAAACTGTTCCTGTCACAGCAGTAGTCAAAACAACCAAAGGATTTAAATTTGGTGGTGCTATTTTTGCTGAGCCTAATTGTTGGTCCATGCTTAAGGGTGGTCTTATAGCAGATACAACAGGAGTAGCTGAGCTCTATTTTGAG AGCAATAATACTTCTGTCGAAATTTGGGTCGACAACGTATCCTTGCAACCATTCACAGAAAAGCAATGGAGATCTCATCAAGAACTAAGTATTGAAAAG GACCGTAAGAGGAAAGTAGTAGTTCGAGCAGTTAACGAACAAGGACACCCTTTACCAAATGCAAGTATATCTCTTACAATGAAGAGGCCGGGTTTTCCATTTGGAAGTGCCATCAACAAAAACATCCTGAACAATAATGCATATCAGGATTGGTTCGCATCTAGGTTCACAGTTACcacatttgaaaatgaaatgaagtgGTACACGAATGAATATGCACAAGGCAAAGATAACTACTTTGACGCTGATGCAATGCTAGGGTTTGCAGAGAAACAAGGTATTGCTGTTAGAGGTCACAATATATTTTGGGATGATCCTCAATACCAACCTAATTGGGTTTCTTCGCTGTCACCGGACCAGCTTAACGATGCAGTCGAAAAAAGGGTGAATTCCATTGTGTCAAGATACAAGGGTCAGCTTATTGGTTGGGATGTTGTTAATGAAAACCTACATTTCTCATTCTTCGAAAGTAAATTGGGACAAAACTTTTCAGCTAGGATGTTTAATGAGGTTCACAACATTGACGGGCAAACTACTTTGTTCATGAATGAATATAATACCATTGAGGATAGTCGAGATGGTTTATCAACCCCGCCAACGTATATCGAGAAGATCAAAGAGATTCAAAGTGTGAATAGTCAATTGCCTCTTGGAATTGGACTTGAGTCTCATTTCCCTAATAGTCCTCCTAACTTGCCTTACATGAGAGCTTCCCTTGATACCCTTCGCGCCACTGGTTTGCCAATATGGATCACAGAATTAGACGTCGCGAGCCAACCTAATCAG GCGTTGTACTTCGAGCAGGTTCTTAGAGAGGCACATTCTCACCCTGGGATTCAGGGCATTGTAATGTGGACAGCGTGGTCACCGCAAGGTTGTTATAGGATTTGCTTGACTGATAACAATTTCAAGAACTTGCCTGCAGGCGATGTTGTCGATCAGTTGATCAATGAATGGGGGAGAGCAGAAAAATCAGGGACGACAGACCAAAATGGATACTTTGAGGCCTCCCTTTTTCACGGCGACTACGAAATAGAAATCAATCACCCCATCAAGAAGAAGAGTAATTTCACTCATCATATAAAGGTTCTTTCAAAAGATGAGTTCAAGAAAACAAAACAGTTTATACAACTTTctatttag
- the LOC11440339 gene encoding pyruvate dehydrogenase (acetyl-transferring) kinase, mitochondrial, which translates to MAAIEAFSKSLLQEVHKWGCLKQTGVSLRYMMEFGSQPTDKNLLISAQFLQKELAIRIARRAIELESLPYGLSKKPAILKVRDWYVDSFRDIRSCPEVKDMKDEREFTDVIKAIKVRHNNVVPTMALGVQQLKKELKTKIDSEDLVEIHEFLDRFYLSRIGVRMLIGQHVELHNPNPPPHVVGYIHTKMSPVSVARNASEDARSICMREYGSAPEINIYGDPDFTFPYVPAHLHLMVFELVKNSLRAVQERYMDSDKVSPPIRIIVADGLEDVTIKISDEGGGIPRSGLPKIFTYLYSTARNPLDEHADLGVADSVTTMAGYGYGLPISRLYARYFGGDLQIISMEGYGTDAYLHLSRLGDSQEPLP; encoded by the exons ATGGCGGCCATTGAAGCATTTTCAAAGAGTTTGCTTCAAGAAGTGCATAAATGGGGTTGTTTGAAGCAAACTGGTGTGAGTTTGAGGTATATGATGGAATTTGGTTCACAACCTACTGATAAGAATTTGTTGATTTCTGCACAGTTTCTTCAAAAGGAACTTGCTATTAGAATTGCTAGACGAGCTATTGAACTTGAGAGTCTTCCTTATGGTTTGTCAAAAAAACCTGCTATCTTAAAG GTTAGGGATTGGTATGTGGATTCATTCCGCGATATTAGATCCTGCCCTGAGGTCAAGGATATGAAGGATGAAAGAGAGTTCACTGACGTTATCAAAGCCATCAAAGTGAGACACAACAATGTGGTACCGACAATGGCTTTGGGTGTTCAGCAATTGAAAAAAGAGTTGAAAACAAAGATTGATAGTGAAGATCTTGTTGAGATTCATGAGTTCCTTGATCGCTTTTACTTGTCAAGAATTGGAGTCCGAATGCTTATAG GGCAACATGTCGAGTTGCACAATCCCAACCCTCCTCCCCATGTGGTTGGTTATATACATACAAAAATGTCTCCTGTGTCGGTGGCAAGGAATGCTAGTGAGGATGCACGCTCTATATGTATGCGTGAATATGGAAGTGCACCTGAAATCAATATTTATGGGGATCCTGATTTCACTTTTCC GTATGTTCCAGCTCACTTGCATCTTATGGTATTCGAGTTGGTTAAGAACTCGCTACGTGCTGTCCAAGAGCGTTATATGGATTCTGACAAAGTTTCACCTCCCATAAGAATAATAGTTGCTGATGGATTAGAGGATGTTACCATAAAG ATATCTGACGAGGGAGGTGGAATTCCAAGAAGTGGTCTGCCGAAAATCTTTACATATCTGTACAGTACTGCCAGAAACCCATTGGATGAGCATGCAGATCTTGGAGTAGCTGATAGTGTGACAACAATGGCTGGATATGGATATGGTCTTCCTATTAGTCGTTTATATGCTCGGTACTTTGGAGGTGATCTTCAAATAATCTCCATGGAAGGATATG GGACTGATGCATATCTCCATTTGTCTCGTTTGGGGGATTCACAAGAACCTTTGCCCTGA